A stretch of Alkalibacter saccharofermentans DSM 14828 DNA encodes these proteins:
- a CDS encoding TetR/AcrR family transcriptional regulator — MSDKMISEKEELILRGAIELLKRGESPYSIKVSDIAKAANVGKGTIYEYFESKEEVIAKSIIYSMELEIKKLESKLKSKKSFRERLESICENLIESIESEQSAFNMLLSAEGMGDFYPAGMSDFDGCSKMIVSINAIIDLVLKPGIEEGIISKENSLFYNRMAVKTVFITIGHYMLKTEFYPGITIEDVKADTYKLVMKALG, encoded by the coding sequence ATGAGTGATAAAATGATATCTGAAAAGGAAGAGTTGATACTAAGAGGAGCTATTGAACTGCTTAAAAGAGGGGAGAGCCCATATTCCATCAAGGTATCCGATATAGCCAAAGCGGCTAATGTGGGGAAGGGAACCATATACGAATACTTTGAGTCAAAGGAAGAGGTAATAGCCAAAAGCATAATTTACAGCATGGAATTAGAAATCAAGAAGCTTGAGTCGAAGCTAAAGTCAAAAAAGAGTTTTAGGGAGAGACTGGAATCGATCTGCGAAAATCTAATTGAAAGCATAGAAAGCGAGCAATCCGCTTTTAACATGCTGCTTTCGGCAGAAGGCATGGGAGACTTTTATCCTGCTGGAATGTCGGATTTTGACGGATGCAGCAAGATGATTGTAAGCATCAATGCTATAATAGACCTGGTATTAAAGCCGGGTATTGAAGAAGGGATAATATCCAAGGAGAACAGCCTTTTTTACAATAGGATGGCGGTAAAGACTGTATTTATAACTATTGGCCATTACATGTTAAAGACAGAGTTTTACCCCGGGATAACCATTGAGGATGTAAAAGCTGACACTTACAAGTTGGTAATGAAGGCACTTGGTTAA
- a CDS encoding efflux RND transporter permease subunit: MLSKFSVKKPYTVFVAVVLILILGTISFMNLQTDLLPSLELPYIVVVTPYPGASPEEVETIVTRPLEQILATTSNIKNVSSVSRESSSMVIMEFNNTVNMDSAMIEVNGNLDIIKPNWSDGVGTPTVIKMNPDMLPIMIAAVDSKDMDISQVSLFARDTIIPELESVEGVASVEGTGMVEETIEVTLLPGKLEEINKKILNNIDSELSKAEDELLKAKAEIEKGIRQLDAEFKKQADQLVQGKSALNDAKLEIEAGEEALRSAENQLLSQISQTNIALEALAIAERELNTQISELESLEEDLDDDQLASLALLKSGLEETLTRKASMESIIAELNGGLGEIRSQKEALRSGKQELLTNESALDQGQITLNIEISRARDQLMESLAQVESGLIEMEESKDRAFREANLEGVITPDMITGILAAQNFSMPAGYLQGEVLVKVGDRISDTEEMENLLLFDTQNDEVGKIYLKDVAQVADTDNSSEIYAKVNGQDAVILTFQKQSNYSTAEVASSIRDRIETVEANHEGLTITPLMDQGVYIDIVIDSVLRNLAYGGILAILILLIFLRDLRPTIIIALSIPISLVFAITMMYFTGVTINIISLGGLALGVGMLVDNSVVVIENIYRLKSSGMTSFKASIEGAKQVTGALTASTLTTTAVFLPVVFTQGISRQIFTDMGLTIAYSLIASLIIALTLVPVISSGIFKKLDSKNHMIFDKMVDKYEMLLRMALKWKIAVIAFVVVMLGASGFGAAYMGTSFIPEMDGAEMSVSINMDRDSTFEERAQISDEVVGRIMDIEGIETIGAFAGGGGGMMGFGGSGGGNVSLYILLDENKSVSNQRIAREIQDATEDLDAEIIVETSNMNLGAIAGSGVEVVIKGNDIDVLRDISTDVADILRDTQGMIEVVTGFEDNGVELRVTVDKEKAMENGLTVAQVFAAVSQGISQGQRATILNIQNQEYPVMVIDGKTESVTQDNLHSFELNVQRNEISETVKLGEIAEISEAQGLSAIRRDSQERYVSVTGSVDADHNIGLVSREFSDKLSDYEVPEGYKIQIAGETETINETLGDLIKMILLAIVFVYLIMVAQFQSLLSPFIVMFTIPLAFTGGLLALFITGNEISVISMLGFLVLSGVVVNNGIVFVDYTNQLMLRGFDKKSALIEAGRVRIRPILMTAITTILGLSTLSVGMGMGAEMLQPLAITAIGGLTYATLLTLFVVPVMYDLFHPKSKIKSGEETAQ; the protein is encoded by the coding sequence ATGTTATCGAAATTCAGCGTCAAAAAACCATATACGGTATTCGTCGCAGTCGTACTTATATTAATACTGGGAACTATATCATTCATGAATCTTCAAACGGACCTTTTGCCTAGCTTGGAGCTGCCTTACATCGTGGTTGTCACGCCTTATCCCGGCGCAAGCCCGGAAGAAGTGGAGACTATAGTAACTAGACCTTTGGAGCAGATTCTCGCTACCACATCCAATATTAAAAACGTTAGCTCCGTTTCCCGGGAAAGCTCCTCCATGGTAATAATGGAGTTCAATAACACAGTGAACATGGATTCGGCAATGATAGAGGTAAATGGAAATCTCGATATAATCAAGCCGAACTGGAGCGACGGGGTAGGAACACCCACTGTAATAAAAATGAATCCGGACATGTTGCCAATCATGATAGCGGCGGTTGATTCTAAAGATATGGATATTTCGCAAGTGTCTCTGTTTGCCAGAGATACTATCATACCAGAGCTTGAAAGCGTGGAAGGGGTAGCCTCTGTTGAGGGAACAGGTATGGTAGAAGAAACCATCGAAGTCACGCTTTTGCCAGGGAAGTTAGAGGAAATCAACAAAAAAATCCTCAATAATATCGACAGCGAATTGTCGAAAGCGGAAGATGAATTATTAAAAGCAAAAGCAGAAATAGAAAAAGGCATCCGGCAGCTGGATGCAGAATTCAAGAAACAGGCAGATCAATTAGTTCAGGGCAAAAGTGCATTAAATGATGCAAAGCTTGAAATAGAAGCGGGAGAGGAGGCGCTGAGAAGTGCTGAGAATCAGCTCTTAAGCCAGATTTCACAGACCAATATTGCTCTGGAGGCTTTAGCAATTGCTGAAAGGGAGCTTAATACACAAATCAGTGAACTTGAAAGCCTAGAGGAAGATCTCGACGATGATCAGTTGGCATCGCTGGCACTTTTAAAGTCAGGGCTTGAAGAAACGCTCACAAGGAAGGCTTCTATGGAGAGCATCATTGCTGAGCTTAATGGGGGACTTGGAGAGATAAGAAGCCAGAAGGAAGCGCTGAGATCCGGAAAACAGGAATTATTGACAAATGAAAGTGCATTGGATCAAGGGCAGATTACCTTGAACATTGAAATAAGCAGGGCAAGAGACCAATTGATGGAAAGCTTGGCCCAGGTGGAAAGCGGCCTGATCGAAATGGAAGAGTCCAAAGACAGGGCGTTTAGAGAGGCGAACCTAGAGGGAGTGATAACTCCGGATATGATAACAGGCATATTGGCAGCCCAAAACTTTTCCATGCCTGCAGGATATTTGCAGGGAGAGGTTCTAGTCAAGGTAGGGGACAGGATTTCAGACACAGAAGAAATGGAAAACCTCCTCTTGTTTGATACTCAAAATGATGAAGTAGGCAAAATATATTTAAAAGATGTTGCTCAAGTCGCTGATACCGACAATTCTAGCGAAATTTATGCCAAAGTAAACGGACAGGATGCTGTGATTTTGACTTTTCAAAAGCAAAGCAACTATTCGACTGCTGAAGTCGCATCATCTATAAGAGACAGAATAGAAACAGTTGAAGCAAATCACGAAGGTCTTACTATAACTCCTTTAATGGATCAAGGGGTATATATAGACATAGTAATAGACTCTGTACTGAGGAATCTCGCCTATGGGGGAATACTGGCAATACTGATACTACTTATATTCCTAAGGGATTTAAGGCCTACAATTATCATAGCCTTGTCCATACCTATAAGCCTTGTATTCGCCATAACCATGATGTACTTTACCGGAGTAACGATTAATATCATTTCTCTCGGAGGATTGGCTTTGGGAGTCGGGATGCTCGTGGATAACTCGGTAGTCGTTATCGAAAACATATACCGGCTGAAAAGCTCCGGGATGACATCATTTAAAGCGTCAATCGAAGGGGCTAAGCAGGTAACGGGAGCATTGACTGCATCGACACTGACGACCACGGCAGTGTTTTTACCGGTGGTCTTTACCCAGGGCATATCAAGGCAGATATTTACCGATATGGGACTTACAATAGCATATTCACTGATTGCAAGCCTGATAATAGCTCTGACGCTGGTTCCTGTGATATCCTCAGGGATTTTTAAAAAATTAGACAGCAAGAATCACATGATATTTGACAAGATGGTCGATAAATACGAAATGCTTTTACGGATGGCTCTCAAATGGAAGATTGCAGTCATCGCGTTTGTAGTGGTGATGTTAGGAGCCAGCGGATTTGGAGCTGCCTATATGGGGACTTCATTCATTCCTGAAATGGATGGCGCTGAGATGTCTGTAAGCATAAATATGGATAGGGATTCAACCTTTGAAGAGAGAGCTCAGATATCAGATGAAGTCGTAGGAAGAATCATGGATATCGAAGGAATCGAGACTATCGGAGCCTTTGCCGGAGGTGGCGGTGGGATGATGGGCTTCGGCGGCAGTGGAGGAGGAAACGTTTCTCTATATATACTGCTGGATGAAAATAAATCTGTTTCAAATCAGAGGATTGCAAGGGAGATACAAGATGCGACCGAGGATCTGGACGCAGAAATAATAGTCGAAACTTCAAACATGAATCTCGGGGCGATAGCAGGAAGTGGAGTGGAAGTGGTCATTAAGGGCAACGACATCGATGTCTTGAGAGATATTTCAACGGATGTTGCAGATATACTTCGCGATACCCAGGGAATGATAGAGGTTGTGACCGGATTTGAGGACAATGGGGTGGAACTTAGAGTGACTGTTGACAAGGAAAAAGCCATGGAAAACGGGTTGACTGTAGCCCAGGTTTTTGCAGCAGTCAGCCAAGGGATCTCCCAAGGACAGAGGGCAACGATTCTGAATATACAGAATCAGGAGTATCCAGTTATGGTAATAGACGGAAAAACAGAATCCGTCACCCAAGATAATCTCCATTCTTTTGAACTGAATGTTCAAAGAAATGAGATATCTGAGACAGTCAAACTTGGAGAGATTGCCGAAATAAGCGAAGCTCAAGGATTGTCAGCTATAAGAAGAGATTCACAGGAAAGGTATGTATCAGTCACGGGAAGCGTAGATGCAGACCACAACATAGGCCTTGTAAGCAGGGAGTTTTCAGACAAGCTCTCTGATTACGAAGTTCCTGAAGGATACAAAATTCAAATTGCGGGAGAGACAGAAACAATAAACGAGACTCTAGGTGATCTAATCAAAATGATACTTCTTGCCATAGTATTCGTATACCTGATAATGGTAGCACAGTTCCAATCGCTGCTCTCGCCTTTCATCGTCATGTTTACGATACCTTTGGCCTTCACCGGAGGACTTCTGGCTCTGTTTATAACTGGAAATGAAATCAGCGTAATATCGATGCTGGGATTTTTGGTATTAAGTGGTGTCGTGGTAAACAACGGAATAGTATTTGTCGACTACACCAATCAACTGATGCTTAGAGGCTTTGATAAAAAAAGCGCCTTGATAGAAGCAGGAAGAGTTAGGATAAGACCGATACTTATGACAGCGATAACGACCATATTAGGCCTATCCACACTTTCTGTGGGTATGGGCATGGGCGCTGAGATGCTTCAGCCCTTAGCTATAACTGCAATAGGAGGCTTGACTTATGCTACCTTGCTTACACTTTTTGTAGTTCCCGTGATGTACGATTTATTTCATCCCAAAAGCAAAATAAAATCAGGTGAGGAAACAGCACAATGA
- a CDS encoding cation diffusion facilitator family transporter, which yields MIERLLINRFVNKDQEEAKVRESYGRMSSLTGIISNIVLFAIKLALGLISGSISLIADSINNLSDVGTNVVTLVGFKMSVKPADKEHPFGHGRTEYISAFAVSFVILLLGYELLKTSFERIVNPIDVNVNLISGIVILLTIGVKVWLAGFYMRMSKKINSQALEAASIDSRNDVLATSTVLLSFLITWASGLNIDGFIGLLVAGFIIYNGIQFVREAMDTLIGVQPDGQLIEDIHDYIENFDGVISLHDVIVHDYGPVSKMASAHVEISADFSLVVAHEIVDRIERDIYEDMGISLVIHIDPVEDECETSSQIKDDLEDYLGDEAQIKGIHDFRILTKEKVVIFDLFLPEDFHGDIDEVRAKMVQSLKEKYDYKFLINVRKEKHYI from the coding sequence TTGATAGAAAGATTATTAATAAATAGATTTGTAAACAAAGATCAGGAAGAAGCAAAAGTAAGGGAAAGCTACGGTCGAATGAGCAGCTTGACAGGGATAATCAGCAACATAGTGCTTTTTGCCATCAAGCTTGCATTGGGACTGATCTCAGGAAGCATCTCATTGATTGCGGACAGCATCAACAACCTATCCGATGTGGGAACTAATGTCGTCACACTGGTGGGTTTTAAGATGTCAGTTAAGCCTGCGGACAAGGAGCATCCCTTTGGTCACGGGAGGACTGAATACATCTCTGCATTTGCAGTGTCCTTCGTCATACTTTTATTGGGTTACGAACTTCTTAAGACTTCATTTGAGAGAATCGTAAATCCTATTGACGTGAATGTTAATCTGATATCTGGGATAGTCATACTGCTGACTATTGGAGTCAAGGTGTGGCTGGCCGGTTTTTACATGCGCATGTCTAAAAAAATTAATTCCCAGGCTTTGGAGGCTGCATCGATTGACAGCAGAAATGATGTTCTGGCTACCTCCACTGTCTTACTCTCGTTTTTGATAACTTGGGCTAGCGGCCTTAACATCGATGGTTTTATAGGTTTGCTCGTTGCGGGCTTTATAATCTACAACGGCATTCAGTTTGTCAGGGAAGCAATGGATACGCTGATTGGAGTTCAGCCCGACGGGCAGTTGATAGAAGATATACATGACTACATTGAAAACTTTGACGGCGTCATAAGCCTTCATGATGTTATAGTCCATGATTATGGTCCAGTATCAAAAATGGCCAGCGCCCACGTGGAGATTTCAGCCGACTTTAGCTTGGTGGTAGCCCACGAAATCGTAGACAGAATCGAGAGGGATATATACGAGGATATGGGCATCTCCTTGGTAATACATATTGACCCTGTTGAAGATGAATGCGAGACAAGCTCGCAGATAAAGGATGATTTGGAAGATTACTTGGGAGATGAAGCCCAGATCAAGGGCATACACGACTTTAGGATACTGACAAAAGAAAAGGTGGTCATATTCGACCTGTTCCTGCCGGAAGATTTTCATGGAGATATTGATGAGGTAAGGGCAAAAATGGTCCAAAGTCTAAAGGAAAAGTATGACTACAAATTCCTGATAAATGTCCGTAAGGAAAAGCACTACATATAG
- a CDS encoding DUF362 domain-containing protein, with the protein MKSKVYFTGLSNMGKGNNFVKKIEKIFDASDAGSILTDGDLTAIKLHFGEPGNTAYLHPTFVRKIVDKVKERKASPFLTDSNTLYFGGRDNSVNHLNSAIKNGFAYAVVDAPLIIADGLRGKNTIRVRISKKHFEDVLIAGEISQSDSMVVLSHVKGHDLAGFGGAVKNIAMGCASAAGKQQQHSTTKPVIESYCIGCKRCIKWCPVTAITVEEKQAKIDYIKCIGCGECIAMCPVNAIKPQWSTDESSFQERMVEYAYGAVADKMKNDKVIFINFVINVTPNCDCKAWSEAPIVPDVGILVSRDPVAIDKASCDLINQQIGNKNTLLTTNHEKGKNKFAGIQDRNIDINIQFEYGKEIGLGNTDYELIEV; encoded by the coding sequence ATGAAAAGCAAAGTTTATTTTACGGGATTGTCCAATATGGGTAAAGGGAATAATTTTGTGAAAAAAATCGAGAAGATATTCGATGCATCCGATGCAGGTTCTATTTTAACCGATGGAGATCTGACAGCTATCAAGCTTCATTTCGGAGAACCGGGAAATACGGCGTACCTGCACCCGACATTTGTTCGAAAGATAGTAGACAAAGTAAAAGAAAGAAAGGCCAGTCCTTTTTTGACTGACTCCAACACTTTATACTTTGGAGGCAGGGATAACAGCGTGAATCATTTAAACTCGGCAATAAAAAACGGCTTTGCATATGCAGTAGTAGATGCCCCCCTGATAATTGCCGATGGACTTAGAGGCAAAAATACAATTAGAGTAAGGATTAGCAAGAAGCATTTCGAAGATGTTCTTATAGCCGGAGAAATAAGTCAGTCGGATTCAATGGTAGTCCTTTCCCATGTGAAAGGACATGACCTAGCCGGTTTTGGGGGAGCTGTTAAAAACATAGCTATGGGATGCGCGTCAGCAGCAGGAAAACAGCAGCAGCATTCAACCACAAAACCTGTGATTGAAAGCTATTGCATAGGTTGCAAAAGATGTATTAAATGGTGTCCCGTAACTGCTATAACAGTGGAGGAAAAACAGGCAAAGATCGACTACATTAAATGTATCGGCTGCGGAGAATGCATAGCCATGTGTCCGGTAAATGCCATAAAGCCACAATGGAGCACTGATGAGAGCAGCTTTCAGGAGCGTATGGTTGAGTATGCCTACGGAGCCGTAGCAGATAAAATGAAAAACGACAAGGTGATATTTATAAACTTTGTCATAAATGTAACTCCAAATTGCGATTGCAAGGCTTGGAGCGAAGCTCCCATCGTTCCGGATGTGGGAATTTTGGTCTCTAGAGATCCTGTTGCTATAGACAAGGCTTCATGTGACCTTATAAATCAGCAGATTGGCAATAAAAACACTCTTTTGACAACCAATCACGAAAAGGGCAAAAATAAATTTGCAGGAATTCAAGACAGAAATATAGACATAAATATCCAATTTGAATACGGAAAAGAAATTGGCCTTGGCAATACAGATTATGAACTGATAGAGGTGTGA
- a CDS encoding penicillin-binding transpeptidase domain-containing protein, with the protein MIINEKKLRMPFLYVFLFAMVVLFLFRLAQLQIVEGEYYQRMADNKMLQKITESAPRGGIYTADGYHVAKNRIGYSIDLIYANMNEEKRNEVFLTLFNILNENDEQFSDDFPIILEGGEFYFTYEKDAREWKEANDIPVGSSAQETLDVLRDRYNVKDEVNDQVAMQAIETVHLGQSLPITMRDGELIFRYTSQEEAWKRSYGFRQEEYEFTAKESFDKLRDNFNIDETYNDADARKIMLFRQILKNQGFRSWEPVVIAKDVKLKTVLEIDSNIHLLPGVSVNARPIREYPYKSLASHVLGYIGRVNETDVEENGYKMNDMKGISGIESAFESYLKGEDGLKLTVTDYLGRPQDDFSEEAIDPVPGSDVHLTIDYDLQRVAEEALADQIEEIRSNKRAPNASSGAVVVMDVNTGAILALASNPGYDPNLFSTGISTTDWQRLNVVVDDPLYPKPLYNNATMTALQPGSTFKPLMAIIGLEKGVITETSTIYCRGVHPVFTQFSCLGRHGNENVKDAIMDSCNVYFYETGYRLGIDNIEEYAAAFGLGRRTGLEITESAGYLATKNDKLQIWTYSASDYIRRTVGIEGTETIVNNEGNDQLVYKSYAIARELFQEVDQETYRTYGDVYRKASEVLGKYNIKETRYIHRLTEYLLAGRWVASDTINASIGQGGNSFTPIQLASFISTMVNGGNRMEAYLVDRVEDYAGRTVYQHKPNILGKVEMSEKNVDIVKEGMRMVSLYSTGRTAFSGFDHTGIGVGGKTGTAQYGSDSVDNTAWFVAFAPFDEPEIAVVSMIIQGKTSSNSVPVARKVIDAYFYDNMTYQERIEEELRQAEEAEREDQEEPEEPEEPEEPEE; encoded by the coding sequence ATGATTATAAATGAAAAAAAGTTAAGAATGCCTTTTTTGTACGTATTTCTTTTTGCCATGGTGGTGCTGTTTTTATTCAGGCTCGCTCAGCTGCAGATAGTTGAAGGAGAGTATTACCAAAGGATGGCAGACAACAAGATGTTGCAGAAAATTACAGAATCGGCGCCAAGAGGTGGAATATATACAGCGGACGGTTACCATGTAGCAAAAAACCGTATTGGATATTCCATCGACTTGATATATGCAAATATGAATGAAGAAAAAAGAAATGAAGTGTTTTTGACGCTTTTTAATATTTTAAATGAAAATGACGAGCAGTTCTCAGACGACTTTCCAATAATTTTGGAAGGTGGAGAGTTCTATTTCACCTACGAAAAAGATGCCCGTGAGTGGAAAGAGGCAAATGACATACCTGTTGGATCCAGTGCGCAAGAAACCCTTGATGTACTTAGGGACAGGTATAACGTCAAGGATGAGGTAAATGACCAGGTTGCCATGCAGGCCATTGAAACTGTCCACTTAGGACAAAGCCTTCCGATAACCATGAGAGACGGAGAGCTTATTTTCAGATACACCAGCCAGGAAGAGGCGTGGAAAAGATCATATGGCTTCAGGCAGGAAGAATACGAGTTTACCGCCAAGGAATCATTTGACAAGTTGAGAGACAATTTTAACATAGACGAAACATATAATGATGCAGATGCCAGAAAGATAATGCTTTTCAGGCAGATACTCAAAAACCAGGGATTTAGGTCCTGGGAGCCTGTTGTGATTGCAAAGGATGTCAAGCTAAAAACTGTTTTAGAGATTGATTCAAACATTCACTTGCTCCCTGGTGTATCGGTAAATGCCAGACCTATCAGGGAATATCCATATAAATCCTTGGCTTCCCATGTTTTGGGCTATATCGGAAGGGTCAACGAAACCGATGTAGAAGAAAACGGATATAAGATGAACGACATGAAGGGCATTTCGGGTATAGAATCAGCCTTCGAATCCTACTTAAAAGGAGAAGACGGACTGAAGCTTACGGTTACGGATTACCTAGGAAGGCCTCAGGACGATTTTTCCGAGGAAGCGATAGATCCTGTGCCGGGATCTGATGTTCATCTGACCATAGACTACGACCTGCAAAGAGTTGCTGAAGAAGCACTGGCGGACCAGATAGAGGAAATCAGGAGCAACAAAAGGGCGCCAAATGCCAGCTCCGGAGCCGTAGTGGTGATGGATGTCAACACCGGTGCAATACTTGCATTGGCAAGTAACCCGGGTTATGATCCGAACCTTTTTTCCACGGGAATAAGCACCACTGACTGGCAAAGGCTCAACGTTGTGGTAGACGACCCCCTTTATCCAAAACCGTTGTACAACAACGCGACTATGACTGCGCTGCAGCCAGGGTCTACCTTTAAGCCCCTTATGGCAATAATAGGTTTGGAAAAAGGTGTGATTACCGAAACAAGCACCATATACTGCAGGGGAGTACACCCTGTATTTACCCAGTTTAGCTGTCTGGGGCGTCACGGCAATGAAAATGTCAAGGATGCAATTATGGATTCATGCAACGTATATTTCTACGAGACAGGATACAGGCTAGGCATCGACAACATAGAGGAATACGCGGCAGCCTTTGGCCTTGGAAGAAGAACAGGTCTTGAAATAACGGAATCAGCAGGTTATTTGGCAACTAAGAATGACAAGCTGCAGATATGGACCTATTCGGCATCAGATTATATCCGAAGAACTGTGGGTATAGAAGGGACTGAGACCATTGTAAACAACGAAGGCAACGATCAGTTGGTCTATAAGTCATATGCCATAGCTAGAGAGCTGTTTCAAGAGGTGGACCAGGAAACTTACAGAACATACGGAGATGTGTACAGAAAAGCATCTGAAGTATTAGGAAAATACAATATAAAAGAGACCAGATACATACACAGGTTGACTGAATATCTTCTTGCAGGAAGATGGGTAGCATCTGATACGATCAATGCTTCCATAGGCCAGGGTGGCAACTCCTTTACGCCGATTCAGCTTGCCAGCTTTATATCCACCATGGTAAACGGAGGCAACCGAATGGAAGCCTACTTGGTGGACAGGGTTGAAGATTACGCAGGAAGGACAGTGTATCAGCACAAGCCAAATATACTAGGCAAAGTCGAGATGTCCGAAAAAAATGTTGATATAGTAAAGGAAGGCATGAGGATGGTGTCTTTGTACAGCACGGGGAGAACCGCCTTTTCGGGTTTTGACCACACAGGAATCGGAGTTGGAGGAAAGACCGGTACGGCACAGTATGGATCCGACTCTGTAGATAACACCGCATGGTTCGTGGCATTTGCTCCATTTGACGAGCCAGAAATAGCGGTTGTTTCCATGATCATTCAAGGCAAGACAAGCTCAAACTCTGTTCCGGTTGCAAGAAAAGTAATTGATGCGTACTTCTACGACAACATGACTTATCAGGAGAGGATCGAAGAAGAACTTAGGCAGGCTGAGGAAGCGGAAAGAGAAGACCAGGAAGAACCGGAAGAACCGGAAGAACCGGAAGAACCGGAAGAATAA
- the mreD gene encoding rod shape-determining protein MreD, producing the protein MKAIGLIFILLFELVIQATFFQFMSINGHYPDLVLITLVVIGVFYEKEASWKYGFIIGVLRDILFGRVFGVYALSYTLAIVTVSWIGKNIFKESFAAPVILFPIGVVMMHALVYFTHYLLRMAIPMGDYISNFGILYWVINLPALLVIYTLLRMLRHKGILLNM; encoded by the coding sequence TTGAAAGCTATAGGATTGATCTTCATATTGCTCTTTGAACTGGTTATACAGGCGACTTTTTTTCAGTTTATGAGCATCAACGGCCATTATCCGGATTTGGTCCTGATAACGCTGGTGGTAATTGGCGTATTCTATGAAAAGGAAGCGTCTTGGAAATATGGATTTATAATAGGTGTTTTAAGGGATATCCTTTTCGGGAGGGTCTTTGGCGTATATGCCCTTTCTTATACTTTGGCCATAGTGACAGTAAGTTGGATAGGCAAGAATATATTCAAGGAAAGCTTTGCCGCTCCGGTAATCCTGTTTCCCATAGGAGTCGTAATGATGCACGCCTTGGTTTACTTTACCCATTATTTGTTGAGGATGGCAATACCCATGGGAGACTATATTTCTAATTTTGGCATATTATACTGGGTGATAAATCTGCCGGCGCTTTTAGTGATTTATACGCTGTTGCGGATGCTTAGGCATAAGGGGATACTTTTGAATATGTAG
- the mreC gene encoding rod shape-determining protein MreC produces MKWFGEHRFGVLIGLVIGMLVLGIGMTSGGRAHTTAPEGLVSSGVGSVSRFFYYSSQYVNNFYEFISDLSTLRSRNEELEEQLGEYKRNLTDYEKVVQENRELKSLLEFKEENAQYEYISASVVAIDPDLGFSVFVINRGSDDGVGNNMTVILKEGLVGRVVEVSASTSKVLSIIDRNSMFNGVCVRTRDYVRITGDDNYKLRGYVDSEAEIEEGDIITTSGLTGNFKKDIVVGEVLEVQTPQGRLEKEVIIEPAVQLEKINNVLIIK; encoded by the coding sequence TTGAAATGGTTTGGTGAGCACAGATTTGGCGTTTTGATAGGCCTTGTAATTGGAATGCTGGTGTTGGGCATCGGTATGACATCAGGGGGAAGGGCCCATACTACTGCACCGGAAGGACTTGTCAGCTCAGGTGTAGGTTCGGTGAGCAGATTTTTTTATTACTCCTCCCAGTATGTAAACAACTTCTACGAATTCATTTCAGATTTAAGTACCTTAAGAAGCAGAAATGAAGAGCTGGAAGAACAGTTGGGCGAATATAAAAGAAATCTCACCGACTACGAAAAGGTGGTGCAGGAAAACAGGGAACTGAAAAGTCTTTTAGAATTCAAGGAAGAAAATGCCCAATACGAATATATTTCAGCTTCGGTGGTAGCAATAGACCCGGATTTGGGATTCAGCGTATTTGTGATCAACAGGGGAAGCGATGACGGAGTAGGAAACAACATGACTGTCATATTGAAGGAAGGCCTCGTCGGCAGAGTGGTGGAAGTCTCGGCATCAACCTCGAAAGTCCTGTCCATCATAGACAGAAACAGCATGTTCAATGGCGTTTGCGTCAGAACAAGGGACTACGTTAGGATCACAGGTGACGATAACTACAAGTTGAGAGGATATGTAGATTCCGAGGCTGAAATTGAAGAGGGAGACATAATTACTACCTCGGGTCTAACTGGAAACTTTAAAAAAGACATAGTGGTGGGAGAAGTCCTTGAAGTGCAGACCCCGCAGGGAAGGCTTGAAAAAGAAGTAATTATTGAGCCAGCAGTGCAATTGGAAAAAATCAACAACGTTTTGATTATAAAATAG